The Nocardioides sp. S5 genome includes a window with the following:
- a CDS encoding NAD(P)/FAD-dependent oxidoreductase yields the protein MRVAAAATHDAIVIGAGPNGLVAANVLADAGWRVLVLEAQDIPGGAVRSDREVHPDFVHDTFSAFYPLARASRAMTSLRLEEHGLVWDHAPAVLGHPFGDGQWALLHRDRERTAAGLDALRAGDGEAWLELCATWDRIGPSLVDGLTSPFPPVRAGARLLPALARAGGLDVVRRLATPVASLGRELFSGPAAPLLLAGNAGHADFPLASPGSGVFGVLMTMLGQTVGFPVPRGGAQSLTDALVARLVSRGGTLTTGTPVTRVVVRDGRVSGVVTADGGWYAAPTVLADVVAPRLFGGLVRAEDLPARLVRGMRDFELDPGTVKVDWALSGPVPWTGRPVDSPGTVHVADSVEEMTQTLAQVGSGIVPDRPFLLTGQMTTSDPTRSPAGTESMWAYTHVPQPGATRSDAGGEVTGRWDHDDLERFADRMQARIEERAPGFGSLVAARRVLGPHELEARNANLIGGAVNGGTSQLHQELVFRPVPAMRGRAATGLPGLYLASASAHPGGGVHGAAGANSARAAIWHQRTHSLPRRRTSQVAP from the coding sequence GTGAGGGTGGCCGCGGCCGCCACGCACGACGCGATCGTCATCGGCGCCGGCCCCAACGGGCTGGTCGCCGCCAACGTGCTCGCCGACGCCGGCTGGCGCGTGCTGGTCCTGGAGGCCCAGGACATCCCGGGCGGGGCCGTCCGCAGCGACCGCGAGGTGCACCCGGACTTCGTCCACGACACCTTCAGCGCCTTCTACCCCCTCGCCCGCGCCTCGCGTGCGATGACGTCGCTGCGCCTCGAGGAGCACGGACTGGTCTGGGACCACGCCCCGGCCGTGCTCGGGCACCCCTTCGGCGACGGGCAGTGGGCGCTGCTGCACCGCGACCGCGAGCGCACCGCCGCCGGCCTCGACGCGCTGCGTGCCGGCGACGGCGAGGCGTGGCTCGAGCTGTGCGCCACCTGGGACCGCATCGGTCCGTCCCTCGTCGACGGCCTCACCTCGCCCTTCCCGCCCGTCCGCGCCGGGGCGCGGCTGCTGCCCGCCCTGGCGCGGGCCGGCGGGCTGGACGTCGTGCGCCGCCTGGCCACGCCGGTCGCGTCCCTGGGGCGCGAGCTGTTCTCCGGGCCCGCGGCCCCGCTGCTGCTCGCCGGCAACGCCGGCCACGCCGACTTCCCGCTGGCGTCCCCCGGCTCCGGCGTCTTCGGTGTGCTGATGACGATGCTCGGGCAGACGGTCGGGTTCCCCGTGCCGCGCGGTGGCGCGCAGTCGCTCACCGACGCCCTCGTCGCCCGGCTGGTCAGTCGCGGGGGCACCCTGACGACCGGCACCCCTGTCACGCGCGTCGTCGTACGCGACGGGCGCGTGAGCGGCGTGGTGACGGCCGACGGGGGCTGGTACGCCGCCCCGACCGTGCTCGCCGACGTGGTCGCCCCGCGGTTGTTCGGCGGCCTGGTGCGCGCCGAGGACCTGCCGGCCCGCCTGGTGCGCGGGATGCGCGACTTCGAGCTCGACCCGGGCACCGTCAAGGTGGACTGGGCGCTGTCGGGACCGGTCCCGTGGACCGGACGACCGGTCGACTCGCCGGGCACGGTGCACGTCGCCGACTCCGTGGAGGAGATGACCCAGACGCTCGCGCAGGTGGGTTCCGGGATCGTGCCGGACCGGCCGTTCCTGCTCACCGGTCAGATGACGACCAGCGACCCCACCCGCTCGCCGGCCGGCACCGAGTCGATGTGGGCCTACACCCACGTCCCGCAGCCGGGCGCGACCCGCTCCGACGCCGGCGGCGAGGTCACCGGGCGGTGGGACCACGACGACCTCGAGCGCTTCGCCGACCGCATGCAGGCGCGCATCGAGGAGCGCGCGCCGGGCTTCGGCAGCCTGGTCGCCGCGCGCCGCGTGCTGGGCCCCCACGAGCTCGAGGCACGCAACGCCAACCTCATCGGCGGCGCGGTCAACGGCGGCACCTCGCAGCTGCACCAGGAGCTGGTCTTCCGACCCGTGCCCGCGATGCGCGGCCGCGCCGCCACGGGCCTGCCCGGGCTCTACCTCGCCTCCGCCTCCGCCCACCCCGGTGGTGGTGTGCACGGAGCGGCCGGCGCCAACTCCGCCCGCGCGGCGATCTGGCACCAGCGCACCCACTCACTGCCCCGACGACGTACGAGCCAGGTGGCCCCATGA
- a CDS encoding SRPBCC family protein, producing the protein MSTTSRPISATPEQVWSVLADGWLYPLFVVGASRMRDVDDTWPAVGSRLHHSVGTWPLLINDTTEVLEVEEDRRIVLKARGWPAGEARVEISLRPTADTTVVTIVENATAGPGALVPKPVQDVQLHLRNTETLRRLAFVAEGRPR; encoded by the coding sequence ATGAGCACCACGAGCCGTCCCATTTCCGCGACCCCCGAGCAGGTCTGGTCGGTCCTCGCCGACGGCTGGCTCTACCCCCTCTTCGTCGTGGGCGCCTCACGGATGCGTGACGTCGACGACACGTGGCCAGCGGTCGGGTCGCGACTGCACCACAGCGTCGGCACGTGGCCCCTGCTGATCAACGACACCACCGAGGTGCTCGAGGTCGAGGAGGATCGGCGCATCGTCCTCAAGGCCCGCGGCTGGCCCGCGGGCGAGGCGCGCGTCGAGATCTCGTTGCGCCCCACCGCCGACACCACGGTCGTGACGATCGTGGAGAACGCGACCGCCGGCCCCGGCGCCCTCGTGCCCAAGCCCGTCCAGGACGTCCAGCTCCACCTGCGCAACACCGAGACCCTGCGCCGCCTCGCGTTCGTGGCGGAGGGCCGGCCCCGGTGA
- a CDS encoding GAF and ANTAR domain-containing protein — MFARLAAELHQEPDEATASQAIVTRLREVVPEARRVSLAVRESRGLRTLASSDRLANEADALQYALGEGPAIEVVDQGGWLRVGDVDSDARWQGWAPRAAALGVRSLLAVALVDGEETLGALTVYGTDPGGFSERDAVEHALAYAAHAATALACTRRAATLETAVSSRHVIGMAQGIAMERYGIGAQQSFELLRRLSSTTNVKLRDVAAQIVETRTIPVERDREHSED; from the coding sequence GTGTTCGCGCGGCTGGCCGCCGAGCTGCACCAGGAGCCGGACGAGGCCACCGCCTCGCAGGCCATCGTCACCCGTCTGCGCGAGGTGGTGCCGGAGGCCCGGCGCGTGAGCCTCGCGGTCCGCGAGTCGCGTGGGCTCCGCACCCTGGCCAGCAGCGACCGCCTGGCCAACGAGGCCGACGCCCTCCAGTACGCCCTCGGCGAGGGCCCCGCCATCGAGGTGGTGGACCAGGGTGGCTGGCTGCGTGTCGGCGACGTGGACTCCGACGCCCGGTGGCAGGGGTGGGCGCCGCGCGCGGCCGCGCTCGGGGTGCGCTCGCTCCTCGCCGTCGCGCTGGTCGACGGGGAGGAGACCCTGGGTGCCCTCACCGTCTACGGCACCGACCCCGGCGGCTTCTCCGAGCGCGACGCCGTCGAGCACGCCCTGGCGTATGCCGCCCACGCTGCCACCGCGCTCGCGTGCACCCGGCGTGCTGCGACGCTGGAGACCGCGGTGAGCTCGCGCCACGTCATCGGCATGGCGCAGGGCATCGCGATGGAGCGCTACGGCATCGGCGCCCAGCAGAGCTTCGAGCTGCTGCGCAGGCTCTCCTCCACGACCAACGTCAAGCTGCGCGACGTCGCCGCCCAGATCGTGGAGACGAGGACCATCCCGGTCGAGCGCGACCGCGAGCACTCCGAGGACTGA
- a CDS encoding GAF and ANTAR domain-containing protein: MSIDAAALAESLRRLTLSREDNGSVVSALEAVLDACVDLFDVRGAGLLVADEQDMLRYVAATEGPGRILETTEAAAGEGPCTEAFVEARVITTHDVTAEPERWPTLAHAMAAQPVRAVLGTPVRVGGVPVGTLDVYREDAHEWDASEVTALARYAEVIATTLMAAVQAHTAGELARQLQYALDYRVVIERAVGFLMAKESTDPVAAFNALRTAARTRRTKIGVVAEHVLQHGALPS; the protein is encoded by the coding sequence ATGAGCATCGATGCAGCGGCGCTGGCCGAGAGCCTGCGCCGGCTGACCCTCTCGCGCGAGGACAACGGCAGCGTCGTCTCGGCCCTGGAGGCGGTCCTCGACGCATGCGTCGACCTCTTCGACGTCCGGGGCGCGGGCCTGCTGGTCGCCGACGAGCAGGACATGCTGCGCTACGTCGCCGCCACCGAGGGCCCCGGACGGATCCTGGAGACGACCGAGGCAGCAGCGGGCGAGGGCCCGTGCACCGAGGCGTTCGTCGAGGCGCGCGTCATCACCACGCACGACGTCACCGCCGAGCCGGAGCGCTGGCCGACGCTGGCCCACGCGATGGCTGCGCAGCCCGTGCGCGCGGTGCTCGGCACGCCGGTGCGCGTCGGTGGCGTGCCGGTCGGGACGCTCGACGTCTACCGCGAGGACGCCCACGAGTGGGACGCGAGCGAGGTGACCGCGCTCGCGCGCTACGCCGAGGTCATCGCCACCACGCTCATGGCGGCCGTGCAGGCACACACCGCCGGCGAGCTCGCCCGCCAGCTCCAGTACGCCCTCGACTACCGCGTCGTGATCGAGCGGGCCGTCGGCTTCCTGATGGCCAAGGAGTCGACCGACCCGGTCGCGGCCTTCAACGCGCTGCGCACGGCCGCGCGCACCCGCCGCACCAAGATCGGGGTGGTCGCCGAGCACGTCCTCCAGCACGGCGCCCTCCCGAGCTGA
- a CDS encoding ANTAR domain-containing protein — MSGTSLPSDGSAEPATALRDEIAHLHEAVRSQRDIGMAVGLVSARFGCSTEQAWRTMLRVSQDSNTKVRAVARVLVATHDGTADAADTAVLDAFVDQLPTSGWPTGPWTGKDPAP, encoded by the coding sequence ATGTCTGGGACATCCCTGCCCTCCGACGGCTCCGCCGAGCCCGCAACGGCCCTGCGCGACGAGATCGCGCACCTCCACGAGGCCGTGCGGTCGCAGCGCGACATCGGCATGGCCGTCGGGCTGGTGTCGGCCCGCTTCGGGTGCAGCACCGAGCAGGCGTGGCGCACCATGCTGCGCGTCTCGCAGGACAGCAACACCAAGGTCCGCGCCGTGGCGCGGGTGCTGGTGGCCACCCACGACGGCACCGCGGACGCCGCCGACACCGCCGTGCTCGACGCCTTCGTGGACCAGCTGCCGACCTCCGGCTGGCCAACCGGACCATGGACGGGGAAAGATCCCGCTCCATGA
- a CDS encoding helix-turn-helix transcriptional regulator, which yields MPHSISRRGPSDTYDFEGVGDDARAWLDRAYGTSLRLSGRVGTVHHSRVDHGTVAFDHLRIDSGFTVDSDPMPALVVVDLIAGDSQYSREKVTSRNRDGDSVLIAGWDMPFTNMSHGFEVRTTTLTTEAVTAAVEELVPDYPWQRITFSSYVPRTPSAGARWRATVDQLSHRTPATAADRLETGRLLAQTLLQTFPNNVMGEAARLDRGSGSRDATPSLVRNAMHLMEVRAYEDLKLDDLANACGVSPRALQYAFRRHLDCTPMDYLRRVRLDLVRRSLREGSVPSVTDAAARLGFFNPGRFASSYREVFDENPRETLQRASS from the coding sequence ATGCCGCACTCCATCTCGAGGCGTGGTCCGTCCGACACCTATGACTTCGAGGGCGTCGGGGACGACGCCCGCGCCTGGCTCGACCGGGCCTACGGCACCTCCTTGCGACTCTCGGGCCGCGTCGGCACGGTGCACCACAGTCGCGTCGACCACGGCACCGTCGCGTTCGACCACCTGCGGATCGACTCGGGCTTCACGGTGGACTCGGACCCCATGCCGGCCCTGGTGGTCGTGGACCTCATCGCCGGCGACTCCCAGTACTCCCGCGAGAAGGTCACCAGCCGCAACCGCGACGGCGACTCCGTGCTCATCGCCGGATGGGACATGCCGTTCACCAACATGAGTCACGGTTTCGAGGTGCGCACGACCACACTGACCACCGAGGCCGTGACCGCCGCGGTGGAGGAGCTCGTCCCCGACTACCCGTGGCAGCGGATCACCTTCAGCTCCTACGTCCCGCGCACGCCGTCGGCGGGTGCGCGCTGGCGTGCCACCGTCGACCAGCTGAGCCACCGCACGCCGGCGACGGCCGCCGACCGGCTCGAGACCGGGCGCCTGCTCGCCCAGACCCTGCTCCAGACCTTCCCCAACAACGTCATGGGAGAGGCCGCGCGCCTCGACCGCGGGTCGGGCAGCCGCGACGCCACCCCGTCGCTGGTGCGCAACGCGATGCACCTCATGGAGGTCCGCGCCTACGAGGACCTCAAGCTCGACGACCTCGCGAACGCGTGCGGCGTCTCCCCGCGTGCCCTGCAGTACGCCTTCCGCCGCCATCTCGACTGCACGCCGATGGACTACCTCCGCCGGGTCCGGCTCGACCTGGTCCGGCGCTCCCTGCGCGAGGGCTCGGTCCCGAGCGTGACCGACGCGGCGGCGCGGCTCGGCTTCTTCAACCCCGGTCGCTTCGCCTCGAGCTATCGCGAGGTCTTCGACGAGAACCCGCGCGAGACCCTGCAACGAGCGTCGTCCTGA
- a CDS encoding sigma-70 family RNA polymerase sigma factor has translation MVPVSNAPLYLAPTSSTTAPAPEPASGSAPADRRTPEELIAQHIPLARSMAARYRNRGIDLDDLEQVALLGLTKAARRFDGDAGHDFLSYAVPTVRGELRRHFRDAGWTIRPPRRIQELQARIAAAQEELGGRLGRSPRPTEIAAHLGAELDDVVEALGADGCFTPTSLDVPVGEGGSPLGELMGGEDRDIAQAEARIVLAPVVRLLSPRDRRIVHLRFFDERTQQEIADSVGLTQAQVSRVLTRILKDLRAELAESAA, from the coding sequence GTGGTCCCCGTGTCGAACGCCCCGCTGTACCTTGCCCCCACCTCCTCCACCACCGCGCCCGCCCCTGAGCCCGCGAGTGGGTCCGCCCCGGCGGACCGGCGTACGCCGGAGGAGCTCATCGCCCAGCACATCCCGCTGGCACGCTCGATGGCCGCCCGCTACCGCAACCGCGGCATCGACCTCGACGACCTCGAGCAGGTCGCCCTCCTCGGACTGACCAAGGCCGCCCGCCGCTTCGACGGCGACGCTGGTCACGACTTCCTGTCCTACGCCGTGCCCACCGTGCGTGGTGAGCTGCGCCGCCACTTCCGCGACGCCGGCTGGACGATCCGCCCGCCCCGACGCATCCAGGAGCTCCAGGCGCGGATCGCCGCTGCCCAGGAGGAGCTCGGCGGCAGGCTCGGTCGCTCACCGCGCCCCACCGAGATCGCCGCCCACCTCGGCGCCGAGCTCGACGACGTGGTCGAGGCGCTGGGCGCCGACGGCTGCTTCACGCCGACCTCGCTCGACGTCCCCGTCGGTGAGGGCGGCTCGCCGCTCGGTGAGCTGATGGGTGGCGAGGACCGGGACATCGCCCAGGCCGAGGCGCGCATCGTGCTCGCCCCGGTCGTACGCCTCCTGTCCCCGCGCGACCGGCGGATCGTGCACCTGCGGTTCTTCGACGAGCGCACGCAGCAGGAGATCGCCGACTCCGTCGGGCTCACGCAGGCGCAGGTCTCGCGGGTGCTCACCCGGATCCTCAAGGACCTGCGTGCCGAGCTCGCGGAGTCGGCCGCCTGA
- a CDS encoding carboxymuconolactone decarboxylase family protein gives MRLPDLDPTDLTDAQRELRERILGGPRGDGPQHFPLATPDGALTGPFQVLLHEPSLGAPLQELGSAVRYATGLSDRVREIAILSVAAATDSAFEQWAHARVGRAAGLHDTELAALADGRFTSLDATEQAAYGFCRRLLEDTSHVDDEVYARLREDLGTTTITELVVLVGYYRTLAQLLDVFDVGVPDEQR, from the coding sequence ATGCGCCTGCCCGACCTCGACCCCACCGACCTGACCGACGCCCAGCGCGAGCTGAGGGAGCGGATCCTCGGCGGCCCGCGCGGCGACGGGCCCCAGCACTTCCCGCTCGCGACGCCCGACGGCGCCCTCACGGGACCGTTCCAGGTGTTGCTCCACGAGCCGTCCCTCGGGGCTCCGCTGCAGGAGCTCGGCAGCGCGGTGCGCTACGCGACGGGCCTGTCCGACCGGGTGCGCGAGATCGCGATCCTGTCGGTCGCCGCGGCCACCGACAGCGCCTTCGAGCAGTGGGCCCACGCGCGCGTCGGCCGGGCTGCCGGACTCCACGACACGGAGCTGGCGGCCCTGGCCGACGGGCGCTTCACGTCCCTCGACGCCACCGAGCAGGCGGCGTACGGCTTCTGCCGACGCCTGCTCGAGGACACCTCGCACGTCGACGACGAGGTCTACGCGCGGCTGCGTGAGGACCTCGGCACCACGACGATCACCGAGCTCGTGGTGCTGGTCGGCTACTACCGCACGCTCGCCCAGCTCCTCGACGTCTTCGACGTCGGGGTGCCGGACGAGCAGCGCTGA
- a CDS encoding SurA N-terminal domain-containing protein, with product MTHTMRTHRTRTSLGALAVAAVLTLSACGGGDGSSADADASAATSSDSEQSDAGAGIPDVVAEVNGEEVTKDEFVPIYEAQLEQATAQSQMTGEAPDEEALKQATLDDLVDTELLAQEAEARGIEVTDEDVDTELTSLAEQNGMKTGEELLAAIAQQGMDEETARAQVETQVLVEQLVEDESGPFEPTEKELRAIYDDAKKQQAQSEQGGQQIPPFAQVRSQLVEQARAQETGSVAGALVEDLREAAEITVNL from the coding sequence ATGACTCACACCATGCGCACCCACCGAACCCGTACGTCCCTCGGCGCCCTCGCGGTCGCCGCGGTGCTGACCCTCTCGGCCTGCGGAGGCGGCGACGGTTCCTCCGCCGACGCGGACGCCTCGGCCGCCACGTCGAGCGACTCGGAGCAGTCCGACGCCGGTGCCGGGATTCCTGACGTCGTCGCCGAGGTCAACGGCGAGGAGGTCACCAAGGACGAGTTCGTCCCGATCTACGAGGCGCAGCTCGAGCAGGCCACCGCGCAGTCGCAGATGACCGGCGAGGCACCCGACGAGGAGGCGCTCAAGCAGGCCACCCTCGACGACCTCGTCGACACCGAGCTGCTCGCGCAGGAGGCGGAGGCCCGCGGGATCGAGGTCACGGACGAGGACGTCGACACCGAGCTCACCTCGCTCGCGGAGCAGAACGGGATGAAGACCGGCGAGGAGCTGCTCGCCGCCATCGCGCAGCAGGGCATGGACGAGGAGACCGCGCGCGCGCAGGTCGAGACGCAGGTCCTGGTCGAGCAGCTCGTCGAGGACGAGAGCGGGCCGTTCGAGCCGACCGAGAAGGAGCTGCGGGCGATCTACGACGACGCGAAGAAGCAGCAGGCGCAGTCGGAGCAGGGCGGCCAGCAGATCCCGCCGTTCGCCCAGGTGCGCAGCCAGCTCGTCGAGCAGGCCAGGGCGCAGGAGACCGGGTCGGTGGCCGGGGCGCTGGTGGAGGACCTGCGCGAGGCTGCGGAGATCACCGTCAACCTCTGA
- a CDS encoding ATP-binding protein, with amino-acid sequence MTTRPALPLRWAIGFGVLYAVLGVVARLTVVEGQSVSLIWPGAGVAILWLLAEAPRRQRFVLVPLLLLHAGVAWVTAAPPLVVLLGSVSVTVQTWLTVALLRRWCPTLLGAGGTESFRSPRTLSYTCAAGVLGSVAGALLGALGVWAANGSWDPWVPLAWFARHFTGILVVGCIGHLAWEWHTQRVAPRARGGHRAELVVLWAVSAVAVAAVYSQPLPVAFLLMPLCVWSAARFRTFLAALHALGIGVSALVLTLVGKGPTIGLEDPVQEIVVAHVFLVAVLLTGLAVGTLGDRIDALVVRMGRARARAAEQAELLAEMTESMDEGLVVLARDGSIERSNGASRRLAQRVRPGAPDEIALVALVDLILDPAPHHTGASRGELGVGDVQVPLDSGDELVLAVSRTELADQGDGRSGVLLVLSEVTEHRRGLRPLVSFASTAAHDLRGPLTAIRSWLDLAAMDLDPASDTAASVERAQRAADQMADLINDLLAHAMAEAGDLVASDLALGGPTGALAQAVALLGPDDVLEVPDGLPSVHADEVALRQLFANLVGNAVKYARPGVPAVVRVRAERHGPRVIVEVEDNGVGVDERERVLIFQRFHRSDTVRAGFRGNGMGLSICQTIVHRHGGTIECLAADPGPGSVFRFDLPAAASGDAPETPPLTVRDVLSRA; translated from the coding sequence GTGACGACCCGCCCGGCGCTGCCGCTGCGGTGGGCGATCGGGTTCGGCGTGCTGTACGCCGTGCTCGGCGTCGTGGCTCGGCTCACCGTGGTGGAGGGCCAGTCGGTCAGCCTGATCTGGCCCGGCGCCGGGGTGGCGATCCTGTGGCTGCTGGCGGAGGCCCCGCGCCGCCAGCGCTTCGTGCTGGTGCCGCTGCTGCTGCTGCACGCCGGGGTCGCCTGGGTGACGGCGGCTCCGCCGCTCGTGGTGCTCCTGGGCTCGGTGTCGGTCACGGTGCAGACCTGGCTGACCGTGGCCCTGCTGCGGCGCTGGTGCCCCACCCTGCTCGGCGCCGGCGGCACCGAGAGCTTCCGGTCCCCGCGGACGCTGTCCTACACGTGTGCCGCGGGCGTCCTGGGCAGCGTCGCGGGCGCCCTCCTCGGTGCCCTCGGCGTGTGGGCCGCCAACGGCAGCTGGGACCCGTGGGTCCCGCTGGCCTGGTTCGCCCGGCACTTCACCGGGATCCTCGTCGTGGGGTGCATCGGCCACCTGGCGTGGGAGTGGCACACCCAACGCGTCGCGCCGCGTGCTCGCGGCGGCCACCGTGCCGAGCTCGTCGTCCTCTGGGCCGTCTCCGCAGTGGCGGTCGCGGCGGTCTACTCCCAGCCGCTTCCGGTCGCGTTCCTCCTCATGCCCCTGTGCGTCTGGTCCGCGGCCCGGTTCCGGACCTTCCTCGCCGCCCTGCACGCCCTCGGGATCGGTGTCTCGGCGCTGGTGCTGACCCTGGTGGGGAAGGGGCCGACCATCGGCCTCGAGGACCCGGTCCAGGAGATCGTCGTCGCCCACGTCTTCCTGGTCGCGGTGCTCCTCACCGGGCTCGCCGTCGGCACGCTGGGCGACCGCATCGACGCGCTGGTCGTGCGGATGGGGCGTGCCCGCGCCCGCGCCGCCGAGCAGGCCGAGCTCCTCGCCGAGATGACCGAGAGCATGGACGAGGGCCTCGTCGTGCTCGCGCGCGACGGCTCGATCGAGCGCAGCAACGGCGCCAGCCGGCGCCTGGCCCAGCGCGTACGCCCCGGGGCCCCCGACGAGATCGCGCTCGTCGCGCTCGTGGACCTGATCCTCGACCCGGCCCCGCACCACACCGGTGCGTCCCGCGGCGAGCTCGGCGTGGGCGACGTGCAGGTGCCGCTGGACTCCGGCGACGAGCTCGTGCTCGCTGTGTCACGCACCGAGCTGGCCGACCAGGGCGACGGCCGCTCCGGAGTGCTGCTGGTCCTGAGCGAGGTGACCGAGCACCGCCGCGGGCTGCGCCCGCTGGTGAGCTTCGCCTCCACCGCCGCGCACGACCTGCGCGGGCCGCTCACCGCCATCCGGTCGTGGCTCGACCTCGCCGCCATGGACCTCGACCCGGCGAGCGACACCGCGGCGTCGGTCGAGCGCGCGCAGCGGGCAGCGGACCAGATGGCCGACCTCATCAACGACCTCCTGGCCCACGCGATGGCCGAGGCCGGCGACCTCGTCGCCTCCGACCTCGCGCTGGGTGGTCCGACCGGTGCGCTGGCCCAGGCGGTCGCGCTGCTCGGCCCCGACGACGTCCTCGAGGTGCCGGACGGGCTGCCGAGCGTGCACGCGGACGAGGTCGCCCTGCGCCAGCTCTTCGCCAACCTCGTCGGCAACGCGGTGAAGTACGCCCGGCCCGGCGTGCCTGCGGTCGTGCGGGTCCGGGCCGAGCGCCACGGTCCTCGCGTCATCGTGGAGGTCGAGGACAACGGTGTCGGTGTCGACGAGCGGGAGCGCGTCCTGATCTTCCAGCGCTTCCACCGCAGCGACACCGTGCGCGCCGGGTTCCGTGGCAACGGGATGGGTCTCTCCATCTGCCAGACCATCGTGCACCGCCACGGCGGCACCATCGAGTGCCTCGCGGCCGACCCCGGCCCCGGGTCGGTCTTCCGCTTCGACCTGCCCGCGGCCGCCTCGGGGGACGCACCCGAGACGCCGCCGCTGACGGTGCGCGACGTCCTCAGCCGCGCCTGA